The following are encoded together in the Kwoniella europaea PYCC6329 chromosome 1, complete sequence genome:
- a CDS encoding cell differentiation protein rcd1, with translation MYAPHAPPHFQTHLQHRPPTAPPTPDSDAPSWSTSIPPPPGVNVPSSNGPPGPGFMGGQNLLPPNGAGGFMYNDTRRSQPQPQGYGYSPSGASPLDGGASQNSRSQGQGHTPQLSISATGNTSTTPIPLPGSTNPNAAGGGPLLPQNLAQHLNNPPAPSTTQNQGSNQQLSQNQSALQNASGGAGAGAGGKVLLMPNGAPPPAGSEEEKIYILITELLEPETREGALLELSKKRELYEDLALVLWGGYGIMSSLLLEIVAVYPALSPPSLTAHASNRVCNALALLQCVASHSDTRALFLNAHIPLFLYPFLNTTSKTRPFEYLRLTSLGVIGALVKQNDNSDVINFLLSTEIIPLCLRIMETGSELSKTVAIFIVQKILADDLGLQYICQTYERFYAVGAVLSNMVDALVESQAVRLLKHVVRCYLRMSDNPRAREALRACLPKALQDNTFTPLLKGDMVTKRCLTTLLMNLNDRSEG, from the exons ATGTACGCACCTCACGCCCCACCTCACTTCCAGACCCATCTCCAACATCGACCCCCCACTGCCCCTCCTACACCCGACTCAGACGCTCCTTCATGGTCGAcgtccatccctcctcctccaggtGTGAACGTCCCCTCGTCCAATGGACCACCAGGTCCAGGATTCATGGGCGGACAGAATCTCTTACCTCCAAATGGAGCAGGTGGATTCATGTACAACGACACTCGTCGTTCTCAGCCTCAACCTCAGGGGTACGGCTACTCTCCAAGTGGCGCTTCACCTCTTGATGGAGGTGCATCCCAAAATTCCAGAAGTCAGGGGCAAGGGCATACACCTCAATTGTCGATATCTGCTACTGGTAATACATCTACTACACCTATTCCCTTACCAGGATCTACCAACCCAAACGCagcaggtggtggaccaTTATTACCTCAGAACCTCGCTCAACATCTCAATAACCCTCCCGCACCCTCGACCACCCAGAATCAAGGCTCGAATCAGCAGCTATCGCAGAATCAGTCAGCTCTACAGAATGCCTCGGGCGGTGCTGGAGCAGGGGCAGGTGGGAAAGTATTACTGATGCCTAATGGAGCGCCACCACCAGcaggaagtgaagaagagaagatatatatattgataACGGAGTTGTTAGAACCTGAGACGAGGGAAGGTGCGTTATTGGAATTAAGTAAGAAGAGGGAGTTGTACGAGGATTTGGCTTTGGTACTTTGGGGTGGATATG GAATAAtgtcatctcttctcctcgaGATAGTAGCCGTCTACCCGGCATtatcaccaccttcattgACTGCTCATGCATCCAACCGCGTATGTAACGCTTTAGCATTACTGCAATGCGTTGCGAGTCATTCTGATACCAGAGCTTTGTTTCTCAATG CACATATCCCTCTTTTCCTATATCCATTCTTGAATACTACGAGCAAGACTAGACCATTCGAGTATCTCAGATTGACTTCTTTGGGTGTCATCGGTGCCTTGGTCAAG CAAAACGACAACTCTGACGTTATCAATTTCCTTCTATCTACCGAAATCATTCCTCTGTGCTTGCGAATCATGGAAACCGGTTCCGAGCTCAGTAAGACAGTTGCGATCTTCATCGTTCAGAAGATCTTGGCGGATGATCTGGGATTGCAGTATATATGCCAGACGTACGAGAGGTTCTATGCTGTCGGAGCAGTACTATCGAATATGGTGGATGCGCTTGTGGAAAGTCAGGCCGTCAGGTTGCTGAAGCATGTGGTCAGATGTTATTTGAGGATGAGCGATAATCCCAG AGCAAGAGAGGCGCTTCGAGCATGTTTACCGAAAGCTCTTCAAGATAATACGTTCACTCCTCTTCTCAAAGGCGATATGGTCACTAAACGATGTTTGACGACGTTGTTGATGAACCtcaatgatcgatcagaGGGATAA
- a CDS encoding pyruvate carboxylase → MTIHLYPENDIDKIPTYNHNHGRSTHQQIEAWVSHLGYDTSRPGTPSAPSANPHTIHGLRKKQAGHSGPLKKVLVANRGEIAIRVFRTAHELAMSTVAIYSHEDRMGAHRYKSDESYLVGKGLAPVAAYLSQDDIVRIALEHEVDMIHPGYGFLSENAGFAKKVEDAGIAFIGPRPETIDALGDKTKARTLAIKTGVPVVPGTPGPVESYDKASAFIEKYGFPVIIKAAMGGGGRGMRVVRDQESFKESFERAVSEAKSAFGDGTVFIERFLDRPRHIEVQLLADGEGNCVHLFERDCSVQRRHQKVVEVAPAPHLDESVRQAILSDALKLARGVNYRNAGTAEFLVDQQNRHYFIEINPRIQVEHTITEEITGIDIVAAQIQIAAGVTLEQLGLTQEHIHRRGFAIQCRITTEDPAAGFQPDTGKIEVYRSAGGNGVRLDASSGYAGAQITPHYDSLLVKCSVSGATFEVARRKMLRALIEFRIRGVKTNIPFLIRLLTHQVFESGKTWTTFIDDTPDLFKLVHSQNRAQKLLAYLGDLAVNGSSIKGQMGEPGLNTEAIIPQIRDNADSSKIVDTSVPCQNGWRNIIVNEGPEAFAKAIRNYKGTLIMDTTWRDAHQSLLATRMRTVDMANIAKETSHALQNAYSLECWGGATFDVSMRFLYEDPWDRLRTLRKLVPNIPLQALVRGANAVGYTSYPDNAIYDFSKKAVEAGLDIFRIFDSLNYLDNLKVGIDAAKKAGGVVEATICYSGDVANPKKTKYTLQYYLDLTDALVKEGIHVLGIKDMAGLLKPEAARLLIGSIRKAHPDLPIHVHSHDTAGIAAASMIACAHAGADVVDVAIDDLSGLTSQPAMGAVCSALEQTGLGTGISHENIQALNQYWSQIRKLYQCFEANVRASDSGVFDHEMPGGQYTNLQFQASQLGLGTQWLDIKKKYIEANQLCGDIVKVTPSSKVVGDFAQFMVSNNLSKEDVLDKAATLDFPSSVVEFFQGYLGQPYGGFPEPLRSNIIRDKERIDQRPGLSMKPLDFQTIKKELRDKFGLHITDFDVASYYMYPKVFEEFQGFVEKYGDLSVVPTRYFLGKPVVGEEMSISIEQGKTLTIKLLAVGTLNEQKGTRECFFELNGETRAVVIEDTNAAIEHVSREKASSDPGSIGSPMSGVVIDVRVKEGQEVKAGDPLCVLSAMKMESVVSSPVSGKVKRVLVKENDSIAQGDLTVEITH, encoded by the exons atgaccatccatctctatcCTGAAAACGACATCGACAAAATCCCTACGTACAACCACAACCATGGTCGCTCGACTCACCAACAGATCGAGGCTTGGGTCAGTCACCTGGGCTACGATACCTCTCGACCAGGTACaccttctgctccttctGCCAATCCCCATAC CATCCATGGATTACGAAAGAAACAGGCCGGACATTCTGGTCCCCTTAAGAAAGTCTTAGTTGCCAACCGTGGTGAAATCGCTATTCGAGTTTTCAGGACAGCCCATGAATTGGCAATGTCCACAGTGGCCATCTACTCCCATGAAGACCGAATGGGTGCTCACAGATACAAATCCGATGAGTCGTACTTGGTTGGTAAAGGATTGGCTCCTGTCGCTGCCTACTTGTCgcaagatgatatcgttaGGATTGCCTTGGAACATGAAGTTGATATGATTCATCCTGG TTACGGTTTCCTCTCTGAGAACGCAGGATTCGCCAAGAAAGTTGAAGACGCAGGAATAGCCTTTATCGGTCCTCGACCAGAAACCATCGATGCTTTGGGAGACAAAACCAAAGCTAGAACATTAGCAATCAAAACTGGTGTACCTGTCGTTCCTGGTACTCCAGGTCCAGTAGAATCTTACGACAAAGCATCTGCATTCATTGAGAAGTACGGTTTCCCAGTAATCATCAAGGCTGCtatgggtggtggtggacgTGGTATGAGAGTGGTCAGAGATCAAGAATCTTTCAAGGAAAGTTTCGAAAGAGCTGTTAGTGAAGCGAAATCTGCTTTTGGTGATGGTACCGTTTTCATTGAAC GATTCCTCGACCGACCAAGACACATTGAAGTCCAGTTGCTCGCTGATGGAGAAGGTAACTGTGTGCACCTCTTCGAACGAGATTGTTCAGTACAAAGACGACACCAAAAG GTCGTCGAAGTCGCTCCTGCTCCTCACCTCGATGAATCAGTCCGACAAGCTATCCTCAGCGATGCCCTCAAGCTTGCCCGAGGTGTCAACTACCGAAATGCCGGTACTGCCGAATTCTTGGTCGATCAACAAAACCGACACTATTTCATCGAGATCAACCCCCGTATCCAAGTCGAACACACTATCACCGAAGAAATCACCGGTATCGATATCGTCGCTgctcaaatccaaatcgcTGCTGGTGTCACTCTCGAACAACTTGGTTTGACCCAAGAACACATCCACCGAAGAGGTTTCGCTATCCAATGTCGTATCACCACTGAAGACCCCGCTGCCGGATTCCAACCTGATACTGGTAAGATCGAAGTGTACCGATCTGCCGGTGGTAATGGTGTTCGATTGGACGCTTCTTCTGGTTACGCCGGTGCGCAAATCACCCCTCACTACGACTCTTTGCTTGTCAAATGTTCAGTCAGTGGTGCTACTTTCGAAGTGGCTagaagaaagatgttgaGAGCTTTGATCGAATTCAGAATCAGAGgtgtcaag ACCAACATTCCTTTCCTTATTCGATTACTTACCCACCAAGTCTTCGAATCCGGTAAGACCTGGACCACCTTCATTGACGACACCCCAGATCTCTTCAAACTTGTCCACTCTCAAAACAGAGCTCAGAAACTCCTTGCCTACCTCGGAGACTTGGCTGTCAACGgttcatccatcaaaggtCAAATGGGTGAACCTGGTCTCAACACAGAAGCCATTATTCCTCAAATCAGGGATAACGCCGATTCTTCCAAGATCGTCGATACCTCCGTGCCTTGCCAAAACGGTTGGAGAaacatcatcgtcaatgaGGGTCCTGAAGCTTTCGCCAAAGCCATCAGAAATTACAAGGGTACCCTTATCATGGATACCACCTGGAGGGATGCCCACCAATCTCTTTTGGCTACTCGAATGCGAACAGTCGACATGGCAAACATCGCCAAAGAGACTTCCCACGCTTTACAAAACGCATACTCTCTGGAATGTTGGGGTGGAGCCACTTTTGACGTCTCTATGCGATTCTTATACGAAGATCCATGGGACCGATTGAGAACTCTTCGAAAATTAGTACCTAACATTCCACTTCAAGCTTTGGTCCGAGGTGCCAACGCCGTAGGATACACTTCATACCCAGATAATGCGATTTACGATTTCTCCAAGAAAGCCGTCGAAGCTGGATTGGATATCTTCAGAATTTTCGATTCGCTCAATTACCTGGACAACTTGAAGGTCGGTATCGATGCCGCTAAGAAAGCAGGTGGTGTAGTAGAAGCTACCATCTGTTACTCTGGTGATGTCGCCAACCCCAAGAAGACCAAGTACACCTTACAATATTACCTCGATTTGACCGACGCGttggtgaaagaaggtatccaCGTATTGGGTATCAAGGATATGGCTGGTTTGCTCAAACCTGAAGCCGCGAGATTATTGATCGGTTCAATCCGAAAAGCCCACCCTGATTTACCTATCCACGTACACTCGCATGATACTGCTGGTATCGCCGCGGCAAGTATGATTGCCTGTGCGCATGCTGGTGCGGATGTGGTTGATGTTGctattgatg ATCTTTCGGGTCTCACTTCTCAACCAGCTATGGGAGCTGTCTGCTCAGCTCTCGAACAAACTGGCCTCGGAACTGGTATCTCTCACGAGAACATCCAGGCCTTGAACCAGTACTGGTCTCAAATCAGAAAACTCTACCAATGTTTCGAAGCTAATGTCAGAGCTTCTGATTCCGGTGTCTTCGACCATGAAATGCCTGGAGG TCAATACACCAACCTTCAATTCCAAGCTTCTCAACTTGGTCTCGGTACTCAATGGTTAGATATCAAAAAGAAGTACATCGAAGCCAACCAACTT TGTGGTGATATCGTCAAAGTCACTCCTTCCTCAAAGGTTGTCGGTGATTTCGCCCAATTCATGGTATCCAACAATCTCTCCAAGGAAGATGTATTGGACAAAGCGGCCACTTTGGACTTCCCATCGAGTGTGGTAGAGTTCTTCCAAGGATACTTGGGTCAACCATACGGTGGATTCCCCGAACCACTCCGATCGAACATTATCAGAGACAAggaaaggattgatcaaagacCTGGTTTATCGATGAAACCTCTTGACTTCCAAACCATCAAGAAAGAATTAAGGGATAAATTCGGTTTGCACATCACCGATTTCGATGTGGCGAGTTATTACATGTACCCTAAGGTCTTTGAGGAGTTCCAAGGTTTCGTGGAGAAGTATGGTgatttgag TGTCGTTCCTACTCGATACTTCCTCGGTAAACCCGTCGTCGGCGAGGAAATGTCCATCTCTATCGAACAAGGTAAAACCCTTACTATCAAATTACTCGCAGTTGGTACATTGAATGAACAAAAGGGGACGAGAGAATGTTTCTTCGAACTTAACGGTGAGACCCGTGCGGTGGTCATTGAAGATACCAATGCTGCTATCGAGCATGTCTCAAGGGAAAAGGCTTCTTCCGATCCTGGATCTATCGGTTCACCAATGTCCGGTGTGGTCATTGATGTTAGAGTGAAGGAAGGTCAGGAAGTCAAGGCTGGTGACCCCTTGTGTGTCTTGAGTGccatgaag ATGGAATCAGTCGTCTCATCACCTGTCTCAGGTAAAGTAAAGAGAGTATTGGTGAAAGAGAACGATTCGATCGctcaaggtgatttgaccGTTGAGATCACCCATTAA